A region of the Sarcophilus harrisii chromosome 3, mSarHar1.11, whole genome shotgun sequence genome:
AGGCTGGGCCTGGGGGGGCCGGAGCCAGGGGGCCGTGACCAGGCTGTCTGTCTTCAGGAGCCTGCGCTCAGAGAAGCCTCTGTGGGCACTGTGGGCAGCCCCTCCTTGGAGCTAAAGACCCCACCGCCAGCTCCCGGGAAGGAGGGCGACCTCTCGCCTTGCCCTCCACACGTGGAGCAGCTGCCGGAGCTAGATCCCAAGGTCACCAGCACGCCCAGACCTCCGTCCCCCAAGATGGCCCCCAATCCCAACCCGTCGGAGGTAATGGGGGTGCCGGTGGGAGGGGGACGGGGGGACCGGGCCAGGGCCACCGAGAGAGCAGGCTCTGGGTCCCTCCGATGCCTCCCTAGACCTTGAAGTCCCCAGAGAGCGGCGGGGCCTGGGGAATGCCGGCGCCCGGCCTTGGATGAAGCAGCCTGCCCGGGCAGCAGCCTCGCCGGCTCCCAGCCCAAAACCCAAGGGGGGGAAGCCGGCCAGTCCGGGAGGAGgggccccgccccccgccccttCGCCGACCCCCAACCGGCCCCTTCCCCCTTTCAGCAGAGGCCGGCCCTGCTGACCAGTCTGAGGGAGTCGGCCTCCCTGCTGGGCCAGGCCCAGGGCTCCCTGGAGAGACTGGAGAGGAGGTTCTCGGCCCGGATCCGGGCCCTGCAGGATCTGCTGGGAGATGGCCCCGAGGCCTCGGCGGCCCCCTCCACCTGCCCCCCAAGTGGAACAGGGCCCCCCTCTCCCCGTCTTCAGTTTGGAGCCCGCCCCCCcatgcctcccccctccccccctctccctccccagggCCCGGTTTCAGGGCATTGACCTGGCAGCCCAGGCCCGGCGGCTGGACAGACAGGAAGGGAGGACACAGGTAGGGACTGGGGGACCCAGGCAGggacggggggaggggggacccAGGCAGGGACTGGGGCCCTGGGTGCTAGGGGGCTCCCTCCGGAGGTCTGCCGTGCCCGAGCAGGCCCTTCCCCTGACACGCTGGGGCCTTGAGAAGCCCTGCTACCTGCGTGATCCCATTGGGGACGGATTAAGTGCTTGAGCTGGCAGGCGTGGGGGCTGGGCTCAGGGTGGCATTTTGAGGCACCCACAGCCACACAAGATGACCGAGAAAAAGTGGCTATTCTTGGGATGCTGCCCTTAGGAGGCGCACTGTGGGTGTTCAGCTAgcatgaagcacctactgtgttgcCAGGTTGTGCCCCCTTCCTTCCCAGGTCCTGGTCCCTGAGCTATCCAAGGAGAGCCCCTTCACCAGCCTGCAAAAGTAAGCTCCCCTTCTTGCGCTTCCCAACCCGCTCCATCCAAGCATTTCCGACTTGCTTTGGGGTCTCCCTCCTGACCCTGACCTCGTTTCCCCACCCACAGGCTAGACCTGCTCGAGGAGATCATCACAGAGCTACAGGGTGAGGTGGGGGATGGGGGGTGAGGGGTGGGCTCTTTCCCACTAAGAATGGGGTTTCTGAGGGGTGGGTCTGGCTCAGCCGTGACCCCTCCGACTCTGCCCCTCAGGAGCCCCCAAACCAAGGAGCTGAATGTGGATCGCCGGGCCCAGTCCAGCTGTTGTCGGCCACCTGACCCTAAACCCAATAAAGCTTCCCCCGCCTGCcaccttctctctgcctctcactCTGGCGCGGACACTAGCATGAGACAAGGCTCCCTCTTGgttttcacttttatttgttAATGTTAAAATCTGCTTTTTGGCCTTTTCTGGGCCGGGGCTGGGTGGGACTTGCACACGCACACCCCCAAGGCCCTCCTGGGCACATCGGCAGCTGCACGTGGCGGGGGCCGGGCATGCTGGGGGACTCTGGGGCTTGGGGCAAGATGAAGACGCTTCATCGAATCCCAATTAGTGCAAGAAACCCCAGATgacggtggggggggggggggagagggcagAAACTACGACAGGTCATGAGATCACATTGGAACCATCCGGTTTACAAAACTTGttgggaaaaaattacaaaatggatTCGAGTTTGGGAGGGGGGCCCCAGGGCCAGTGATGGCAGGAGGGTCCGTGGTCATCAGCAGGCACACCCGGCTGGGGCCCCAAAGCTTCCCATTCACCAACATTTTACAAAAAGGAGGCGAGGGGATCTCCGGCCTCAGCAGTAGCTATGCGTCTGGCCCTTGGCATGGAGGGTCCAGCTTGGGGGCGGGAGGTAGGAGGGTGGGGGGCCAGCCCCCTCTCCGTGTCCATCGCCGACATTTCCATACGCGACCCCGTGAGGAGCCTGGGTGGGGGTCCTGTAGAGGAGCAGGGGATCCGGGGGGCCCCAGGGTCGTGGAGGCCGGGGCCCCCAAGGTGAGCGCTGCTTGTGAGGGAGGCGAGGGGCCGGGGGGCCCGGGTCCGAGCGACTTCGGGGGTGGGCAGGAGGGGAGGAAGAACAAGAGGAGGAGGTAGGGGAGGGCCCCCCCCCACCTAGGGGCAAGTTGACGTAGACGGGCTCCAGGTGGGCCAGACGTCGCCGGGATTCTTGGGGGTGGTAGCAGAGGCGGCCGTGTTGGGGAAAAGGCTGCAAGGCCGGGGGGTAGGGGTGAGGAGGGGGGGGAGGGTAGCAGAAGAGAAAATCCGGAGGACCCTGGGGCGGGGAAGCAGTGAGTCCCTCGGGGGCCTGGTGGAAGGGGGCCCAAGGCCGAGGCAGGCCCGGATAGGGAGGCCCCTCGGCCCCACTGATCTCATAGTACAGGCTTTCCCCCTTGTCGGGGGGCAGCGTGGGACCACGGAGAGTCCTCCGGCTGGGGGGCTGGGGGCTGGGCCTGTAGGGAGGAGCAGCAAGGGAGTGCAGAGGGGGTTTGGGGGGGCCAGGGAAGGGCGAGGGGCGCTCCTTGGGGTTGGGAGAGGTCACAGCAGCAGAGAAGAAGGAGGCGGGCACCTGCGGAGGAGGAGTCGTCGTTGAGGGCCGGCCAAAACCTCCCGGGGGCGTGAGTGCGAAGACAGCTTTTGGGGGGCTGGCTGGGGGCCTTTTGTGCTCACTCACCTGGGCAGGACCTCGTCGTTCCCTCCGTGGGGGGCCAGAGACGTGGGGGCGCAAAAGGCCGCCGTCACTCTGCTGCCGCTGCAGGGAGGCTGGGGGCCCCAGGGCTTGGGGACTGGAGCTTCCCATGGAGTAGAGGGGCCCAGGGGCTCCCGTCCCTGGGCCTTCCCCACCCGCTTCCAGTGACAGGGAACGTCGGAAAGGGGAGCGAGGGATGGGGGGGACTGTGCCCCCCAGCTCCTGCTGGCGCTGGCGCTGGGCCGCCCTCTGAGCCCGCTCAGCCAAAGCGAGGGCCATCAGGCGGGCCGGATTCTTGGGGGGTGGAGGAGGGGCCCCTCCAGGCCGGAGCAGAGACAAGGGCATCGGTGGCCCGGGGCCTGCACAGAGGAGAGGAGACGGGCCTGGTCAGGAGTGTGGCAGCAGACACAGCTGGGGGTGGGGCCCAGGGCAGAGGTGGGGGTcctggggggaggaagggggtaCCCTAGGGGGGTAGGGACCCCAGAGGGGCGGTTACTCACTCAGTGACCCCTGCAGGTCTCTCTGGCAGGTCAGGGACAGTTTGCTCCGGATCTCCCTCTGGCAGCTGTCGCTCAGCTCCGTCTCGGCACTGCGCAGCAGGAGGGGGATGAGCTGGGGAGCCGGGGTGCCAGGTGGAGGGGAAGGCGTGGCAGGGGCACCGCCCCCCAGCAGCTCGAGCACAGCGGGGGGCACAGAAACGGCCACTGGCTCCGAGATGTCCAGGGCAGTGGGCGGAGCGGGGCTGGCTGGGCCCCGGGGAGAGCGAGGAGGTGGGGTGGCTTTATGGAGGAATGAGCCTGTGGGGGCTGGGGGGGCAGGACTGGCGGGAGGGGCGGGGTCCCCAGGTGTGGGGCTGCTGCAGCGAAAGGTGAGGGGATCGAAGTCGAGGCCCCTCAGCCCCTCCAGGCACCTTGGGGGGCTAAAGTCCAGGTCATCCCCATCGTCCAGCCAGGCCGAAACCCGGTGTGGGGGGGAGCCCACCAGCTCCCCGCTGCCCACGGACGAGGTGCTGGTGGAGGACGACGATGACGAGCTGGAAGAGAGGCTCTCGCAGGAGCCGGCCAGGCCCGGAGCCACGGGGAAGGCATCGCTGCTAGAGCGGGGCCGGCGCAGCCGGTGGAGCCTCTGCAGGCCTGTGGGGGGAAGCGGGGGGCTGCTGGGCCCTGGTGGACCCCggacctccctcctcccctccaactCTCCCAAGTCTGCCCACGTGGAGACTCCCCACCTCGGAACCCCAAGGGGCTCCTTGTTCGATGAGGGCCCAGACAGAAGCCAGCTCCAGGAGCGGAGGCCCATCTCTGGGCGCCCATTGCCCCAATCCTCCTGGAGCGCACCCCGTCTCCCTACACTTCCGCACCGGCAGACTTCAAATCAGTGCTCAGGGCTCTGGACTCGCCATCCCCCCGGCCACCCGTCCTGGGCTCTTCGTGGCCCTTCCATCTGGCTCCCAGCTCCCCCTCCCACTCTCCCTGTAAGGGCCA
Encoded here:
- the ARHGAP33 gene encoding rho GTPase-activating protein 33 isoform X3, which translates into the protein MPPTEDRSWWRGKHGFQVGFFPSECVELFTERPGLGVKADPDGPTSGIPAPLREGPPSLTAVPRPRGKLAGLLRSFIRSRPSRQRLRQRGILRQRVFGCDLGEHLSNSGQDVPQVLRCCSEFIEAHGVVDGIYRLSGVSSNIQKLRHEFDSERIPELRGPAFLQDIHSVSSLCKLYFRELPNPLLTYQLYGKFSEAMSVPGEEERLVRVHDVIQQLPPPHYRTLEYLLRHLSRMAQHSANTSMHARNLAIVWAPNLLRSMELESVGLGGAAAFREVRVQSVVVEFLLSHVDVLFSDTFASAGLDPAGRCLLSRPKSLVGGGASTRLLSLEEAQARSQGRLSTQGAKAPSPEDQRKGIFGEKRRKPGGSSWKTFFALGRGPSSVRKKPLPWRGAGQGSQPPPGGPVEAAPLRAAKSEESLSSQTSGAGLQRLHRLRRPRSSSDAFPVAPGLAGSCESLSSSSSSSSSTSTSSVGSGELVGSPPHRVSAWLDDGDDLDFSPPRCLEGLRGLDFDPLTFRCSSPTPGDPAPPASPAPPAPTGSFLHKATPPPRSPRGPASPAPPTALDISEPVAVSVPPAVLELLGGGAPATPSPPPGTPAPQLIPLLLRSAETELSDSCQREIRSKLSLTCQRDLQGSLSPGPPMPLSLLRPGGAPPPPPKNPARLMALALAERAQRAAQRQRQQELGGTVPPIPRSPFRRSLSLEAGGEGPGTGAPGPLYSMGSSSPQALGPPASLQRQQSDGGLLRPHVSGPPRRERRGPAQVPASFFSAAVTSPNPKERPSPFPGPPKPPLHSLAAPPYRPSPQPPSRRTLRGPTLPPDKGESLYYEISGAEGPPYPGLPRPWAPFHQAPEGLTASPPQGPPDFLFCYPPPPPHPYPPALQPFPQHGRLCYHPQESRRRLAHLEPVYVNLPLGGGGPSPTSSSCSSSPPAHPRSRSDPGPPAPRLPHKQRSPWGPRPPRPWGPPDPLLLYRTPTQAPHGVAYGNVGDGHGEGAGPPPSYLPPPSWTLHAKGQTHSYC